A stretch of the Clostridiales bacterium genome encodes the following:
- the nth gene encoding endonuclease III — protein MNREQKLKILEKLEQMYPEAKAELVFSNPYEMLVATILSAQCTDRQVNKVTPAVFSRYPDPVSMASADVSDLYPMVKSCGFSTKASNIISACRIIRDIYGGEVPHTMEELTKLPGVGRKTANVVLSNAFGIPAFAVDTHVFRVCNRLGLCKADNVAETEKQMTRIIPKEKWGQAHHWLIWHGRRLCKARNPLCRDCELKDLCPYRKTAE, from the coding sequence ATGAACCGTGAACAGAAATTGAAAATCCTGGAAAAACTGGAACAGATGTACCCGGAAGCAAAGGCGGAGCTTGTTTTTTCCAATCCATATGAAATGCTGGTCGCAACAATCCTCTCTGCCCAATGTACCGACCGGCAGGTCAACAAAGTGACCCCGGCTGTTTTCAGCAGGTATCCTGATCCGGTTTCCATGGCTTCTGCTGATGTAAGTGACCTTTATCCGATGGTCAAAAGCTGCGGTTTCAGCACCAAAGCATCCAATATCATCAGTGCCTGCCGGATCATCCGCGACATATACGGCGGAGAAGTCCCGCATACCATGGAAGAGCTGACAAAGCTTCCGGGTGTGGGGCGAAAAACCGCAAATGTCGTTTTGAGCAATGCATTCGGAATCCCTGCATTTGCCGTGGATACCCACGTTTTCCGGGTTTGCAACCGGCTGGGGCTCTGCAAAGCCGACAATGTGGCCGAAACCGAAAAACAGATGACCCGGATCATCCCGAAGGAAAAATGGGGACAGGCCCATCACTGGCTGATCTGGCATGGCCGCCGCCTGTGTAAAGCCCGGAATCCCCTTTGCCGGGATTGTGAACTGAAGGACCTTTGCCCATACAGAAAGACCGCGGAGTAA
- a CDS encoding alpha-glucuronidase, with the protein MKAWLHQCPGEIPKGMVSPCEMAKFELDNTFPETAWKIRVVPEMKDGYRIDQEDGSWVLSGGETGVLYGAYAMIRKLYSGQQVPVETESSPRYELRMINCWDNADGTVERGYSGRSLFFENGQFAYDPDRMRELGRLLASVGLNVLCINNVNVHDPAQQLLEDYLPEAAALAAIFRPFGVRLMFSVDYSQPMLHGIPTADPLDPAVRKWWKDTAARVWKAIPDLAGFLVKADSEGRPGPFTYGRNHAEGANMLAEAVKPYGGVIVWRCFVYNCRQDWRDLETDRPKAAYEHYAYLDGQFGDNVILQVKHGPFDFQVREPLSPLLLAMKKTKLAMELQLAQEYTGHQIDLYTMIPMWKELFAEMPAGNIMSIAAVSNLGRDENYTGHPLAAVNLYTYGLLAWNTEVDMESSVTEWIRLSYSLSEADTERLRNILLSSRRTYEKYTAPLGIGWMVTPHDHYGPNPSGYEYDLWGTYHKADRNAVGIDRTEHGTGYLLQYPEEIRKKYETPETCPDLMLLFYHRLPYTFRMKDGRTLIQRIYDDHFEGLKETEEMAASIGSIPFPEPDRTVISQRMDMQLRNAREWCDIINTFFHRLSGIDDERGRKIYL; encoded by the coding sequence ATGAAAGCATGGCTTCATCAGTGCCCCGGTGAGATTCCGAAGGGAATGGTATCTCCCTGTGAAATGGCTAAATTTGAACTGGATAATACGTTTCCGGAAACTGCATGGAAGATCCGTGTCGTACCGGAAATGAAAGACGGATATCGGATTGACCAGGAAGACGGCAGCTGGGTGCTTTCCGGAGGGGAAACCGGTGTACTGTACGGCGCTTATGCGATGATCCGGAAGCTTTATTCCGGTCAGCAGGTTCCGGTTGAGACGGAATCGTCGCCCCGATACGAACTTCGGATGATCAACTGCTGGGATAATGCAGACGGAACGGTGGAACGCGGGTATTCCGGGCGCAGTCTGTTCTTTGAAAACGGACAGTTTGCATACGATCCGGACAGGATGCGGGAACTTGGAAGGCTGCTGGCTTCAGTCGGCCTGAATGTCCTGTGCATCAATAATGTCAATGTTCATGATCCTGCCCAGCAGCTTCTGGAAGATTATCTTCCGGAAGCGGCGGCACTGGCTGCGATTTTTCGGCCGTTTGGGGTACGCCTGATGTTCTCCGTGGATTATTCCCAGCCGATGCTTCATGGAATTCCGACTGCAGATCCGCTGGATCCCGCTGTGCGGAAGTGGTGGAAGGATACCGCCGCAAGGGTGTGGAAAGCAATTCCGGACCTGGCTGGTTTTCTGGTAAAAGCGGACAGTGAAGGCCGTCCGGGGCCGTTTACATATGGGCGCAATCATGCGGAAGGGGCCAATATGCTCGCGGAAGCAGTGAAACCCTATGGCGGAGTGATTGTGTGGCGCTGCTTTGTATATAACTGCCGGCAGGACTGGCGGGATCTGGAGACAGACCGGCCCAAAGCCGCATATGAGCACTATGCTTATCTGGACGGCCAGTTCGGTGACAATGTGATCCTCCAGGTCAAGCACGGTCCGTTTGACTTCCAGGTACGGGAACCGTTATCCCCGCTCCTCCTTGCAATGAAAAAGACAAAACTTGCGATGGAGCTTCAGCTGGCCCAGGAGTATACCGGTCATCAGATTGACCTGTACACCATGATTCCGATGTGGAAGGAACTGTTCGCAGAGATGCCGGCCGGGAATATCATGTCCATTGCAGCCGTTTCCAATCTGGGCCGGGATGAGAATTATACAGGTCATCCGCTGGCGGCGGTCAATCTGTATACGTACGGGCTTCTTGCCTGGAATACGGAAGTGGATATGGAATCCTCCGTGACTGAATGGATCCGGCTGTCATACAGCCTTTCGGAAGCGGATACGGAGCGCCTGCGGAACATTCTGCTTTCCAGCCGCAGGACCTATGAGAAATATACAGCCCCGCTCGGTATTGGCTGGATGGTTACTCCGCATGATCATTACGGACCGAATCCCTCGGGCTATGAGTATGATCTGTGGGGTACCTATCATAAAGCGGACCGGAATGCGGTCGGAATTGACCGCACAGAACACGGTACCGGATACCTGCTTCAGTATCCCGAAGAAATCCGGAAAAAATATGAAACTCCGGAAACCTGCCCGGATCTGATGCTGCTGTTCTATCACCGGCTTCCCTATACATTCCGGATGAAGGACGGTCGGACATTGATTCAGCGGATTTATGATGATCATTTTGAGGGGCTGAAGGAAACGGAGGAAATGGCTGCGTCTATCGGTTCGATTCCATTTCCGGAACCGGACCGTACAGTGATCAGTCAACGAATGGATATGCAGCTTCGGAATGCACGGGAATGGTGTGATATCATCAACACGTTTTTCCACCGTCTGTCCGGTATTGATGATGAAAGAGGCAGGAAGATTTACCTGTAA
- a CDS encoding helix-turn-helix transcriptional regulator — protein sequence MISSDLLRGYTDAIILKRLSRNDGYGYQISKEVAALSNEKLELKEATLYTAFRRLEAAGCIRSYWGDENIGARRRYYSLTESGRKKLSEDIEFWIETREVLNRLLEGD from the coding sequence ATGATCTCATCGGATCTGCTGAGAGGATATACCGATGCCATCATTCTGAAACGGCTTTCCCGAAATGATGGATACGGCTACCAGATCAGCAAGGAAGTCGCTGCACTCAGCAACGAAAAACTGGAACTGAAGGAAGCGACACTTTACACCGCATTCCGCAGGCTGGAGGCTGCCGGATGTATCCGCTCTTACTGGGGCGATGAAAACATCGGCGCACGGAGACGGTATTACAGCCTGACGGAAAGCGGACGGAAAAAGCTCAGCGAAGACATTGAATTCTGGATTGAAACCAGGGAAGTCCTCAACCGGCTTCTGGAAGGAGATTGA
- a CDS encoding DUF4097 family beta strand repeat protein → MNNETRALYEELLNNCQEHYDDLIGRGLSETEALDAVVESLQGMKEVIDEYPKKASPAPSGIPEADPKKPAELESRQPDPVPGDQVFPAENLRSIVTELRNCDVTLNRSRDGLIHVRSENPDLYHCEFNGTCLHVIQNNHKMNEEFNMQPEDMSIKGILSFVGKVISKTAGSITEQTGIYIDIPETSLDEIRSSSLSGDIDGCHLSAEKVLLSTTSGDISFSFSDTMKAGRFVAKSTSGDISLHGNADETEINSISGDVNLFGNSQTAVLKSTSGDVRMEGCTSRLSAHTISGDQYLSVRNTDIRNIEAASTSGEVEIHLPDGIPGIHPAMRSVSGSLRCRYPDSGSGASLQIRTSTVSGNIEIC, encoded by the coding sequence ATGAATAACGAAACCCGTGCGCTGTATGAAGAACTGCTGAACAACTGCCAGGAACACTATGATGACCTGATCGGCCGCGGACTGAGTGAAACAGAAGCACTGGACGCTGTTGTGGAAAGCCTGCAGGGAATGAAGGAAGTCATTGATGAATATCCCAAAAAAGCTTCTCCGGCTCCTTCCGGCATTCCGGAAGCGGATCCCAAGAAGCCGGCTGAGCTTGAATCCCGGCAGCCGGATCCCGTTCCAGGCGACCAGGTTTTCCCTGCAGAAAACCTGCGCAGCATCGTCACAGAACTGAGAAACTGCGATGTGACGCTGAATCGCTCCAGAGACGGACTCATCCATGTCCGTTCCGAAAACCCGGATCTTTATCACTGCGAATTCAACGGAACATGCCTCCATGTGATCCAGAACAATCACAAAATGAATGAAGAATTCAACATGCAGCCTGAGGATATGTCCATCAAGGGTATTCTCAGTTTCGTAGGAAAAGTGATCAGCAAAACCGCCGGCAGCATTACAGAGCAGACCGGAATCTATATCGATATTCCGGAGACTTCACTGGATGAAATCCGTTCAAGCTCTCTGAGCGGCGATATTGACGGATGCCATCTTTCGGCCGAGAAAGTCCTGCTGAGTACGACAAGCGGTGATATTTCCTTCAGTTTTTCCGATACCATGAAAGCCGGCCGTTTTGTTGCCAAATCCACCAGCGGCGATATTTCCCTGCACGGAAATGCGGATGAAACCGAAATCAACAGTATCAGCGGTGACGTGAACCTGTTCGGCAACAGCCAGACCGCCGTTCTGAAAAGCACAAGCGGCGATGTGAGAATGGAAGGCTGCACCAGCCGGCTGAGCGCCCATACTATCAGCGGAGACCAGTACCTGTCTGTCCGGAATACGGATATCCGGAATATTGAAGCCGCCTCAACCAGCGGAGAAGTTGAAATCCATCTTCCGGACGGGATTCCGGGAATCCATCCCGCAATGCGTTCCGTTTCCGGAAGCCTCCGGTGCCGTTATCCTGATTCCGGGAGCGGCGCAAGCCTTCAGATCCGTACTTCCACTGTCAGCGGAAATATCGAAATCTGCTGA
- the pap gene encoding polyphosphate:AMP phosphotransferase has translation MLKDIEKSKPENKDQLNGEIREYRSRLFGMLQNMREKKIPVLVLLEGWSAAGKGSLIKELISEIDPRFYNVVSPAVTAESESRYPFLYPYACAIPENGKIMFLDSGWMENLVRKYIRREITDNEYKNRVRSINEFERQLRDGGYVILKLFLHIDREEQLKRLESLYSAPETRWRVTDDDLWQNREYSRFFKAYDEVMEKTDKSVKWHILDARKRKTAVRDALELLTSRIDSAIRKGRYTGDVYDADFPVIKMPLLKDVDLSPSISEEDYKHELKRYQARLSELHNKIYEKKIPVILCYEGWDAAGKGGNIRRVAYPLDPRGFDVHPIASPLPHELNRHYLWRFWTRLPRTGHICIFDRTWYGRVMVERLEGFCTEKDWQRAYHEINEFERQLTEWGAVVLKFWIHIDQETQLARFAERQNTPEKQWKITEEDWRNREKWPQYETAVNEMLQKTSTQNAPWYIIESNDKKYARIRTLKIITDALEKACRERFRDTME, from the coding sequence ATGTTGAAAGATATTGAGAAATCCAAACCGGAAAACAAAGATCAACTGAACGGAGAAATCAGGGAATACCGAAGCCGGCTCTTTGGTATGCTGCAGAACATGCGTGAAAAAAAGATTCCTGTCCTTGTTCTGCTGGAAGGATGGTCTGCCGCCGGAAAGGGAAGCCTGATCAAGGAACTGATCAGCGAAATCGATCCACGCTTCTATAACGTTGTTTCTCCTGCGGTCACAGCTGAAAGTGAAAGCCGTTATCCCTTTCTGTATCCATATGCCTGCGCAATTCCGGAAAACGGAAAAATCATGTTCCTGGATTCCGGCTGGATGGAAAACCTGGTCCGGAAATATATCCGCCGGGAAATAACCGATAACGAATACAAAAACAGAGTCCGCTCCATCAACGAATTTGAACGTCAGCTTCGGGACGGCGGTTATGTCATTCTGAAGCTTTTCCTTCACATTGACCGTGAAGAACAGCTGAAACGGCTTGAATCCCTTTACAGCGCCCCGGAAACAAGATGGCGTGTCACGGATGATGATCTGTGGCAGAACCGGGAATACAGCCGTTTTTTCAAGGCCTACGATGAAGTAATGGAAAAGACTGACAAATCTGTCAAATGGCATATCCTGGACGCAAGGAAACGGAAAACCGCTGTCCGGGATGCCCTGGAACTGCTGACCTCGCGGATTGATTCTGCCATCCGGAAAGGCAGATATACCGGAGATGTTTACGACGCAGATTTTCCGGTTATCAAGATGCCGCTGCTAAAGGATGTGGATCTTTCTCCATCCATCAGTGAAGAAGATTACAAGCATGAACTGAAACGATACCAGGCCCGGCTCAGTGAACTTCATAACAAGATTTATGAGAAAAAAATCCCGGTGATCCTGTGCTATGAAGGATGGGATGCCGCCGGAAAAGGAGGCAACATCCGCCGGGTTGCCTATCCGCTGGATCCGCGGGGATTTGACGTACATCCGATCGCATCCCCGCTTCCGCATGAGCTGAACCGCCATTACCTGTGGCGTTTCTGGACACGGCTTCCCCGTACCGGTCACATCTGTATATTTGACCGAACCTGGTATGGACGGGTGATGGTGGAGCGGCTTGAAGGTTTCTGTACCGAAAAAGACTGGCAGCGGGCTTATCACGAAATCAATGAATTTGAGCGGCAGCTGACTGAATGGGGCGCTGTTGTCCTGAAATTCTGGATCCATATCGACCAGGAAACCCAGCTGGCCCGATTTGCAGAACGGCAGAACACCCCGGAAAAGCAATGGAAAATCACGGAAGAAGACTGGCGGAACCGCGAAAAATGGCCGCAGTATGAAACCGCAGTCAATGAAATGCTGCAGAAAACCAGTACCCAAAACGCCCCGTGGTATATTATTGAATCAAATGATAAAAAATATGCCCGGATCCGTACGCTGAAAATCATTACAGACGCTCTTGAAAAGGCCTGCCGGGAACGGTTCAGGGATACGATGGAATAA
- a CDS encoding glucose-6-phosphate isomerase, with product MEWKNLDQLSSFRTLQSDPHRVDLVQAMSGENGVDRVTRYRVPMGGGLTYYYAAKQVDDQILTHLCSLAQEAGLAEKFAELYNGAVINTGEKRKVLHQLTRGQLGNDVIDGTENKREFYLEQQRRIAEFAGKVHAGDICNEAGEKFTTVVQIGIGGSDLGPRAMYLAMENHARRTGHFRMKAAFISNVDPDDAVSVLESTDLSRSIFILVSKSGTTLETLTNETFVKNFLKDRGLNPAKHMIAVTSKSSPLASSSDYLAAFFMDDYIGGRYSSTSAVGGAVLSLAFGPDYFNRFLNGAAEADRLDTCPNPMENPAMLDALIGVYERNVLGYPSTAVLPYSQALSRFPAHLQQLDMESNGKSVNRFGEPVEYPTGPVIFGEPGTNGQHSFYQLLHQGTDIIPLQFIGFRKNQTEQDIVIQDSTSQQKLCANVAAQIMAFACGKPDDNRNKYFAGNRPSSIIIGDQLTPEALGALLAHFENKVMFQGFLWNLNSFDQEGVQLGKILAKRVLAHDCDGALKAFSDLLGI from the coding sequence ATGGAATGGAAAAACCTTGATCAGCTGTCTTCTTTCCGTACCCTGCAGTCCGATCCGCACCGCGTGGATCTTGTCCAGGCGATGAGCGGCGAAAACGGTGTTGACCGTGTCACACGCTACCGGGTTCCGATGGGAGGCGGCCTGACATATTATTATGCAGCCAAACAGGTGGATGATCAGATCCTTACCCATTTGTGCTCTCTGGCGCAGGAAGCCGGTCTTGCCGAAAAGTTTGCCGAACTGTATAACGGAGCGGTAATCAACACCGGTGAAAAGCGCAAAGTACTTCATCAGCTGACACGCGGACAGCTTGGAAACGACGTAATCGACGGAACCGAAAACAAGCGTGAGTTTTACCTGGAGCAGCAGCGCCGGATTGCCGAATTTGCCGGAAAAGTCCATGCGGGAGACATCTGCAATGAAGCAGGGGAGAAGTTTACCACCGTTGTCCAGATCGGGATCGGCGGGAGCGACCTCGGACCGAGAGCCATGTATCTGGCAATGGAAAACCATGCCCGCAGAACCGGTCATTTCCGCATGAAGGCTGCATTTATCAGCAATGTGGATCCCGATGATGCTGTTTCCGTACTTGAATCCACAGACCTGTCCCGGTCCATCTTCATCCTTGTTTCCAAGTCCGGAACCACACTGGAAACGCTGACCAATGAAACGTTTGTGAAAAACTTCCTGAAGGACAGGGGACTCAATCCCGCAAAGCATATGATCGCTGTCACCAGCAAATCCTCACCGCTGGCCAGCAGCAGTGACTACCTTGCCGCGTTCTTTATGGACGATTATATCGGCGGACGGTATTCCTCCACATCTGCCGTCGGCGGAGCTGTACTTTCGCTCGCCTTTGGCCCTGATTACTTTAACCGTTTCCTGAACGGCGCTGCTGAAGCCGACCGTCTGGATACGTGTCCCAATCCCATGGAAAATCCCGCCATGCTGGACGCACTGATTGGCGTCTATGAGCGGAATGTCCTTGGATACCCTTCCACGGCTGTTCTTCCTTATTCCCAGGCGCTGAGCCGTTTCCCGGCCCATCTCCAGCAGCTGGATATGGAATCCAACGGGAAATCTGTCAACCGCTTCGGCGAGCCGGTGGAATACCCGACCGGGCCTGTGATTTTCGGCGAACCCGGAACGAACGGGCAGCATTCGTTCTATCAGCTTCTTCATCAGGGAACCGATATCATTCCGCTTCAGTTTATCGGATTCCGGAAAAACCAGACAGAGCAGGATATTGTTATCCAGGATTCAACCAGCCAGCAAAAGCTCTGTGCAAATGTTGCGGCACAAATCATGGCTTTTGCCTGCGGAAAGCCGGATGATAACCGGAACAAATACTTTGCCGGGAACCGTCCTTCTTCCATTATTATCGGTGATCAGCTGACCCCGGAAGCGCTCGGCGCACTGCTGGCCCATTTTGAAAACAAGGTCATGTTCCAGGGATTCCTGTGGAACCTGAACAGTTTTGACCAGGAAGGCGTACAGCTTGGAAAAATCCTTGCGAAGCGTGTCCTTGCACATGACTGTGACGGTGCATTGAAAGCATTCAGCGATCTGCTCGGCATCTGA
- a CDS encoding threonylcarbamoyl-AMP synthase produces the protein MLTKLRNADEASVREAAEILKSGGLVAFPTETVYGLGANAFNAEAVLSVFTAKGRPADNPLIVHIYERSQLDEICDIPPRAPALMDAFWPGPLTILFPRKPVIPDVVTAGLSTVAVRMPSHPVALSLLKTSGLPVAAPSANRSGRPSPTTAMHVMEDMKGIIPMILDGGACEIGLESTVLDLSNEKPVILRPGGITKSMLEEVLHEEVLLAGSILRPLQPDEKALSPGMRYKHYAPAGNVTLIRGSETAVVSTLRLLCRQDLEAGRKSCVLCFTEHVPMLESCCPHDMGSIANHAEIAHRLFDILRQLDQEGMETIYSEVIPPEGVGLAVMNRLGRAAAFRAIDV, from the coding sequence ATGTTAACGAAACTGCGGAATGCAGATGAAGCATCGGTTCGGGAAGCTGCGGAAATCCTGAAATCCGGGGGCCTTGTGGCTTTTCCCACAGAGACCGTATACGGTCTGGGCGCGAACGCGTTTAACGCCGAAGCTGTGCTTTCGGTATTTACCGCGAAGGGACGCCCGGCGGACAATCCGCTGATTGTGCATATTTATGAGCGAAGCCAGCTGGATGAAATTTGTGATATTCCACCCCGGGCACCGGCTCTGATGGATGCTTTCTGGCCGGGCCCGCTGACGATTCTTTTTCCGCGGAAGCCGGTCATTCCGGATGTAGTGACTGCCGGTTTATCCACGGTTGCGGTCCGGATGCCGTCTCACCCGGTTGCACTTTCCCTTCTCAAAACAAGCGGGCTGCCGGTTGCGGCGCCGTCGGCAAACCGATCCGGCCGGCCGAGTCCGACGACAGCGATGCATGTGATGGAAGATATGAAAGGAATCATTCCGATGATCCTGGATGGAGGTGCATGTGAAATTGGACTGGAGTCCACAGTGCTGGATTTGTCCAATGAGAAGCCGGTGATTCTTCGGCCGGGTGGAATCACGAAATCGATGCTGGAGGAAGTCCTTCATGAGGAAGTTCTGCTGGCTGGAAGCATTCTTCGTCCCCTTCAGCCGGATGAGAAGGCTTTGTCTCCCGGGATGCGATATAAGCATTACGCCCCGGCCGGAAACGTGACACTCATCAGGGGAAGCGAAACGGCGGTAGTATCCACACTGAGGCTCTTATGCAGGCAGGATCTTGAAGCAGGCAGGAAATCCTGTGTCCTGTGCTTTACGGAACATGTTCCCATGCTGGAAAGCTGTTGTCCGCACGATATGGGTTCCATTGCAAACCATGCGGAAATCGCCCATCGATTGTTTGACATCCTCCGGCAGCTGGATCAGGAAGGAATGGAGACAATCTACAGTGAAGTGATTCCGCCGGAAGGAGTCGGGCTGGCAGTTATGAACCGGCTTGGGCGCGCGGCGGCTTTCAGGGCAATTGATGTATAA
- the prfA gene encoding peptide chain release factor 1 yields the protein MFEKLEEIRDRYHELQEAILQPDTACDFSRYQSCMKEISAIRPVAEEYEAYIGIIRQIQDAKGLLSDPDYSSEAEAEIAALEEAKNRKIDQLRLLLVPPDPLNSRNVILEIRAGVGGEEAALFAADLMRMYSKYADKNGLSIELLSVSPTDLGGISEALMMVTGSEPFAKMKFESGTHCVKRVPVTESGGRIHTSTATVAVLPEAKDVEVEINPSDIRVDVFHASGHGGQGVNTTDSAVRLTHIPTGLVVVCQDERSQLENKNKAMKVLRSRLAEKERIRQEAAVAAERSQQIKNGDRSDRIRTYYFNHDYVVDHRIGMTINRTAEVLNGELSPFIEALQLAEKTDRLSGLSSGK from the coding sequence ATGTTTGAGAAACTGGAGGAAATACGGGACCGGTATCATGAACTGCAGGAGGCAATTCTGCAGCCGGATACTGCCTGTGATTTCAGCAGATATCAGTCCTGCATGAAGGAAATATCCGCAATCAGGCCGGTTGCGGAAGAATATGAAGCATATATCGGAATCATCCGACAGATACAGGATGCAAAGGGCTTGCTCAGCGATCCGGATTATTCATCGGAAGCCGAGGCCGAAATTGCCGCACTGGAAGAAGCAAAAAACAGGAAAATCGATCAGCTGCGTCTGCTGCTGGTGCCTCCGGATCCGTTGAACAGCCGGAATGTCATTCTGGAAATCCGTGCAGGAGTGGGCGGAGAAGAGGCTGCCCTGTTTGCGGCGGATCTCATGCGGATGTATTCGAAATATGCGGATAAAAACGGTCTGTCCATCGAGCTGCTTTCGGTGAGCCCTACGGATCTGGGCGGGATCAGCGAGGCGCTGATGATGGTAACCGGATCCGAACCGTTTGCCAAAATGAAATTCGAAAGCGGAACTCATTGTGTAAAACGGGTCCCGGTTACGGAAAGCGGCGGACGGATTCACACATCAACCGCTACGGTTGCAGTACTTCCGGAAGCAAAAGATGTTGAAGTGGAAATCAATCCTTCTGATATACGGGTGGATGTATTCCATGCTTCTGGGCATGGAGGCCAGGGCGTCAATACAACCGACAGCGCAGTCCGGCTGACGCACATCCCCACAGGACTGGTTGTTGTATGCCAGGATGAACGAAGCCAGCTGGAAAACAAGAATAAAGCCATGAAGGTACTCCGTTCCCGGCTGGCGGAAAAAGAACGGATCCGCCAGGAGGCAGCGGTGGCTGCGGAACGAAGCCAGCAGATCAAAAATGGAGACCGGAGTGACAGGATCCGCACTTATTATTTCAACCATGATTATGTGGTTGACCACCGGATCGGGATGACAATAAACAGGACCGCTGAAGTGCTGAACGGAGAGCTTTCTCCGTTTATTGAAGCGCTCCAGCTGGCAGAAAAAACGGACAGGCTTTCCGGCTTGTCTTCAGGGAAGTGA
- the prmC gene encoding peptide chain release factor N(5)-glutamine methyltransferase, producing MNPRSLILEMTRRFRAAGIPDPEFDSAALLASLCGRNPLSLRLDMETEIDQETEDRYRSLCARRIRREPLQYITGESRFCGYSFAVTPSVLIPRPETELLCEWAVEKIPVDASPRILDLCCGSGCIGITLKLRIPSSAVYMSDLSSAAADVARRNAERLSADVSVGTGDLFENIRDRNFDLIISNPPYIPENECSLLQEEVKKEPLTALDGGNDGLDFYRRICREAPDYLRRGGILMFELGDGQHSAVGKMMEESGFQSVEIRKDFRQISRMISGLKC from the coding sequence ATGAATCCACGCAGCCTGATCCTGGAGATGACGCGCCGGTTCCGTGCTGCAGGCATTCCGGATCCGGAATTTGACAGCGCTGCACTGCTGGCTTCCTTGTGCGGAAGGAATCCCCTTTCACTCCGGCTGGATATGGAAACGGAGATTGATCAGGAAACGGAAGACCGGTATCGTTCGCTTTGCGCAAGAAGAATCCGCCGTGAACCGCTTCAGTACATTACAGGCGAAAGCAGGTTCTGCGGATACAGTTTTGCTGTAACGCCGTCTGTTCTGATTCCACGGCCGGAAACGGAGCTCCTGTGTGAATGGGCGGTGGAGAAAATACCCGTGGATGCTTCCCCGAGGATACTGGATCTGTGCTGCGGCAGCGGATGTATTGGAATTACATTGAAGCTGCGGATTCCCTCTTCTGCTGTGTACATGTCCGATTTATCTTCAGCAGCTGCAGACGTTGCCCGGAGGAATGCGGAACGCCTTTCCGCAGATGTTTCGGTTGGAACAGGTGATCTGTTTGAAAATATACGGGATCGGAATTTCGACCTGATTATATCCAATCCGCCCTACATACCAGAAAATGAATGCAGCCTTCTTCAGGAAGAAGTAAAAAAAGAGCCGCTTACTGCACTGGATGGAGGAAATGACGGACTGGATTTTTACCGCAGGATATGCCGGGAAGCACCGGATTACTTGCGCCGGGGCGGAATACTGATGTTTGAGCTGGGCGACGGGCAGCACAGTGCTGTCGGGAAAATGATGGAAGAATCCGGATTCCAGTCTGTGGAGATCAGGAAGGATTTCCGGCAGATCAGCCGGATGATTTCCGGTTTAAAATGCTGA